The DNA window AATTGTCCCGATTAGCTTGTCCTACTCCGAATCCTGCCCGACTTGGGGGAGTGAAGCCCGAGTGGAAATTGGTAAACCCATTGATGTTTCTCATTACCGCAATGGTTCGATTCGCACAAATGCACCGCGTCTGACTGCCGAACTCGAATCTGCTTTAAAAGATTTGCACGAAGATCGACAAACCTCAGATTGTCAGGTTTGGCTTCCCAGTGCATCTTAAGGGCTTTTTGCTCGCGCTCTTTCGATTGAGCTTATGCCAGAATAGAATCTATCGGTTCATTGGTGGGCTATGAACGCAATCAAACAATACTGGCGCTTCGCGATCGTGTTAGTTTTCACCGTAGTGCTGATATTAGCTTCGGCAACTTTAATTCAGGCTGCCCCAACAGGTGAGATTGCAGAAGCGCCAGCATTGAGATACGCGGTGAGTGGCTGCCAGAGCGAGCAAGAGCAATCGCAAAGTCTCGCTAAAGGCTCCTATCCCGCCAAAAAAATTTCGGTAGCGGTGGATAGAGATAATATTAAATTTGCTCATGCGCTGTCCTACGTTTGTTGCGCGGACTTACGTTTAGAGCGCCGAGTTGAAAATAGCGAGATTGCCATTACGGAAGTTAATGAGGGCGATTATTGTCGCTGTATGTGCGACTATTCCATCGAAGCAACGCTCGGTCCCCTCGCTTCTGGAACTTACGATCTTAAAGTCTTTGGGGTTCGCTATCAACCTCCTTCCGGAGGGTATGAAATCGATCCGCAGTTATTATTTCAAACCCAACTCGACATCGAATAGCGTCCATCGTTTTCGCTCTTACAACCTCAATGGATGAGAGCAAGTCAATTCGTGAATTAACTCTTCCCTCTTCCCTCTTCATCATTCATCATTCATTAATTCGTGCTTCACATCGCTCAAATCACCGATACCCACCTATTTTGCGATCGCGCTCAAACCCTCTGGGACCTACAAACCGCCGCCTCATTTCAAGCCGTTATCCAACGCTTGCAGCAACTCGAACCGCAACCAGATATTTTACTGCTTACGGGAGACTTATCGCAAGATATGACCCCCGAATCCTATCAACATTTGTGCGATGAATTAAAATTCCTCGATATCCCAATTTATGCGCTACCGGGGAATCACGACGATCTCGATACAATGGCGAAAGTGTTAAAAAAAAGCTCGATTTCTCTCCAAAATGAATTTACCGTTAGTAACTGGCAATTTCTCCTTCTCAATTCTACCATTCCCGATCGCGAAGAAGGCTATTTATCGGCAGAAACTTTAACCTGGTTAGAACAAAAATTACAGCAAAATCGCGATCGATTCATTATTATTGCCCTGCACCATCCCCCCATTGCCGTCACGCC is part of the Oscillatoria sp. FACHB-1406 genome and encodes:
- a CDS encoding metallophosphoesterase encodes the protein MLHIAQITDTHLFCDRAQTLWDLQTAASFQAVIQRLQQLEPQPDILLLTGDLSQDMTPESYQHLCDELKFLDIPIYALPGNHDDLDTMAKVLKKSSISLQNEFTVSNWQFLLLNSTIPDREEGYLSAETLTWLEQKLQQNRDRFIIIALHHPPIAVTPKWEKSMLQNADDLFAILDCAPQVKLVLFGHIHQAFEREREEILYLGTPSTCQQFDENDELAPKQQPGLRLIDLTSDGTLKTRVERIAYFS